The Methanosphaera stadtmanae DSM 3091 genome includes a window with the following:
- a CDS encoding DUF116 domain-containing protein translates to MDFNIFTLVGEIIVLIAIILIFLISITFILGNYTLNNDKLMFPKLLLLALNLTYQPTKNIMKFFKCDELFVDRVSINLRNRLNINSFKKLNAKDLIVILPHCLRAKNCPAKLGSSGLSCIKCGKCSVGIFEEICERKGIGIYIVPGSTFIKRVIKQRPFKGVICVACPVDLNQALMFLSNYITQGVYLLNDGCINTRVNENEVIYLLNTVKPTTNYTPEIVNA, encoded by the coding sequence ATGGACTTTAATATATTTACATTAGTTGGAGAGATTATTGTATTAATTGCTATAATACTTATATTTCTAATTAGTATCACATTCATTCTAGGAAACTATACCTTAAATAATGATAAATTAATGTTTCCAAAATTATTATTACTTGCACTTAATCTAACATATCAACCAACAAAGAATATTATGAAATTCTTTAAATGTGATGAATTATTTGTTGATAGAGTTAGTATAAATCTTAGAAATAGATTAAATATAAATTCTTTTAAAAAGTTAAATGCAAAGGATCTTATAGTTATTCTACCACATTGTCTACGTGCTAAAAACTGTCCCGCAAAATTAGGAAGTTCTGGTTTAAGTTGTATTAAATGTGGAAAATGTTCTGTTGGTATTTTCGAAGAAATATGTGAAAGAAAAGGAATTGGTATTTACATAGTACCTGGTTCTACATTCATTAAACGTGTAATAAAACAACGTCCATTTAAAGGAGTTATTTGTGTTGCATGTCCTGTTGATTTAAATCAAGCATTGATGTTTTTATCAAATTACATAACACAAGGCGTATATCTATTAAATGATGGTTGTATTAATACAAGAGTTAATGAAAATGAAGTAATTTATTTACTAAACACAGTGAAACCTACAACCAATTATACACCTGAGATTGTAAATGCATAA
- a CDS encoding NifB/NifX family molybdenum-iron cluster-binding protein → MKKIAIAVKENGKKVEHFGICEYFIIYDYDEQTHNVAYKDVIFSSKSHDKNSEEWEKSADAIDGCDILICEKIGLVAKTEVKKRGIKILEDEGNTEDLLDKFIKIETNKNNIKLP, encoded by the coding sequence ATGAAGAAAATTGCAATAGCTGTTAAAGAAAATGGAAAAAAAGTTGAACATTTTGGTATATGTGAATATTTTATAATATATGATTATGATGAGCAAACTCATAATGTTGCTTACAAAGATGTAATTTTCTCCTCAAAAAGTCATGATAAAAATAGTGAAGAATGGGAAAAATCTGCAGATGCTATAGATGGTTGTGACATATTAATATGTGAAAAAATAGGTCTTGTTGCAAAAACAGAGGTTAAAAAAAGAGGTATTAAAATCCTAGAAGATGAAGGTAATACTGAAGACTTATTAGATAAATTCATAAAAATTGAAACTAATAAGAACAATATTAAGTTACCTTAA
- a CDS encoding DUF367 family protein, producing MKIVIYHSNECDPKRCTSIKLQKQNKVAITHNMRKIPYNAIVLDAEADKAVSREDREKITKYGLSALDCSWKKLKKSSFNFKSKKNHRLLPFLVAANPVNYGKPCILSSAEALSAALYIVGYKDEARDLMNSFKWGPHFITLNENLLEAYSEAKNSTEIVEVQNEFLGGK from the coding sequence ATGAAAATTGTAATTTATCACTCTAATGAGTGTGATCCTAAAAGATGCACGTCAATAAAGCTTCAAAAGCAAAATAAGGTTGCTATTACTCATAATATGAGAAAAATACCATATAATGCAATTGTATTAGATGCTGAAGCTGATAAAGCAGTATCTAGAGAAGATAGAGAAAAAATTACAAAATATGGCTTATCAGCATTAGATTGTTCTTGGAAAAAACTAAAGAAATCATCTTTTAATTTCAAATCTAAGAAAAATCACAGGTTACTTCCATTTTTAGTGGCAGCTAATCCGGTAAATTATGGAAAACCATGTATATTGTCAAGTGCTGAAGCATTAAGTGCTGCTTTATATATTGTAGGTTATAAAGATGAAGCACGTGATTTAATGAACTCATTTAAATGGGGACCTCATTTTATTACACTTAATGAAAATTTATTAGAAGCCTATAGTGAGGCAAAAAATAGTACTGAAATTGTTGAAGTACAAAATGAATTTTTAGGAGGAAAATAA